One Panicum virgatum strain AP13 chromosome 9K, P.virgatum_v5, whole genome shotgun sequence genomic region harbors:
- the LOC120651185 gene encoding branched-chain-amino-acid aminotransferase 3, chloroplastic-like, whose protein sequence is MALLPAAMRSILRARSTRVRRAARDLQAGGGGGCSSLLRRWQSSLPQLDHVDRSDVESGGEIDWDNLGFGLTPTDYMYVMRSSPEDLGAFPRGELCRYGNIELSPSSGVLNYAQGLFEGMKAYRRPGRAGYTLFRPEENARRMQFGAERMCMPAPSVDQFVNAVKETVLANRRWVPPQGKGALYLRPLLMGSGPILGLAPAPEYTFLIYAAPVGNYFKEGLAPINLVVDDEFHRAMPGGTGGVKTIANYAPVLKAQMDAKSKGFTDVLYLDSVHKRYLEEVSSCNVFVVKGGVVATPATKGTILPGITRKSVIELARDRGYKVEERLISIDDLIDADEVFCTGTAVVVAPVSAVTYQGRRHEFRTGPDTVSQELYTTLTSIQMGLAEDNKGWTVAVD, encoded by the exons ATGGCTCTCCTCCCTGCCGCCATGCGATCGATTCTCAGAGCTCGGAGTACCCGTGTTCGTCGCGCTGCTCGCGACTTGcaggccggaggcggcggcggctgctcgaGCCTCCTGCGCCGGTGGCAGTCGTCGCTGCCGCAGCTGGACCATGTCGACAG GTCCGACGTCGAGAGCGGCGGCGAGATCGACTGGGACAACCTCGGCTTCGGCCTCACCCCGACCGACTACATGTACGTCATGCGGTCCTCGCCGGAGGACCTCGGCGCCTTCCCCCGCGGCGAGCTCTGCCGCTACGGCAACATCGAGCTCAGCCCCTCCTCTGGCGTCCTCAACTACGCCCAG GGGCTGTTCGAGGGGATGAAGGCGTaccggcggccggggcgcgccggCTACACGCTGTTCCGGCCGGAGGAGAACGCGCGGCGGATGCAGTTCGGCGCCGAGCGGATGTGCATGCCGGCGCCGTCCGTGGACCAGTTCGTGAACGCCGTCAAGGAGACCGTCCTCGCCAACAGGCGCTGG GTGCCGCCGCAGGGAAAGGGGGCCCTGTACCTCCGGCCCCTGCTCATGGGGAGCGGCCCGATTCTGGGGTTGGCGCCAGCCCCCGAGTACACGTTCCTCATCTACGCCGCGCCAGTCGGAAACTACTTCAAG gagGGCCTGGCGCCGATCAACCTCGTCGTCGACGACGAGTTCCACCGCGCCATGCcgggcggcaccggcggcgtcAAGACGATCGCCAACTACGCGCCA GTGCTCAAGGCGCAGATGGACGCCAAGAGCAAGGGGTTCACGGACGTGCTGTACCTCGACTCGGTGCACAAGCGGTACCTGGAGGAGGTCTCGTCGTGCAACGTGTTCGTCGTCAAGGGCGGCGTCGTCGCCACGCCGGCCACCAAGGGCACCATCCTGCCGGGGATCACGCGCAAGAGCGTCATCGAGCTCGCCAGGGACCGCGGATACAAG GTGGAGGAGCGGCTCATCTCCATCGACGACCTGATCGACGCCGACGAGGTGTTCTGCACCGgcacggcggtggtggtggcgccggtgtcggcggtGACGTACCAGGGGCGGAG GCACGAATTCAGGACCGGCCCGGACACGGTGTCGCAGGAGCTGTACACGACTCTGACGTCCATCCAGATGGGCCTGGCCGAGGACAACAAGGGATGGACAGTGGCAGTAGATTAA